The window GTTATTAGGAGTGCTGTCTGGATAAATTGTCTTAATTAATCGGCCTAGACTATCGTACTCATAACGAGTCACCCGTCCCAGTTGGTCAACTTCAGCAATTTTTCGCCCTGCTTTATCATATTCGTTGCTAGTTCTAGGATTATCCGATAACGTATTAGGCGTATTATCGGGATAGATAGTTTCTATTAATTCCCCTTTAGCATTATATCGATATTCAGTCCGATTCCCTCGTTCATCAACTTGCGCCTTAACTTCCCCAGTCTTATAATACTCAGTCTTACTTCTAGGATTCGTTGCTAAATAAGCAGGAGTTTCATCAGGATAGACAACATTAGTCCAATCTATCGTAGCAAGTGTTTGAGTTGGAGAAATTACCGAAATCAACTGAGGCAAAGTATCTGTTACTTTCGGATAAATCGTCTCAATTTCTCTTCCCGTATCATCATACCTATAATGCGTTACCCGTCCCGAAAGGTCAATAGTACCACGTTTACGACCGCCTTTATCGTACAAATTAATCGTTTTAGGATTATCTGACAAGTCAGATGTCTTATCTGGATAAATAGTCTCAATCAATTGACCCTTATTATCATAACGAGATTCAGTTTTGCGTAACAACGCATCAATAATAGCAATTTGATTCCCGTTCCGATCATATTGATATTCAGTAACTTTATTCTCCGCGTCGGTGAGAAACTTAATTTTTCCAGAGTTGTCGTAATCCCATTTAGTAACGAGTGATTGTATCCCAGAGGGTGTGGTTACTTTCTTCGTTTCAGTCTTTTTATTCCCATTACCATCATAAGTATAGATAGTTTCGTGATTCAAAGCATCCAGAACACTTTCTACATTTCCAGACGAGTCGTACTTAAATTTAGTAACCTTTTTGTTAGCATCCGTCAAAGAAAGAAGATTACCCCTGATGTCATAACTGTATTCAGTTACGTTACCAGCAGGATCAACAGAAGATAGTAAATTTCCACTCTTAGAATAACGATTAGTAGTAGTATTTCCCAACGAGTCAGTTTCAGTCAACAATCGACCATAAGCACCATACGTATATCGAGTAATATTCCCCAACGGGTCTTTTTCACTTAACTTATTCCCCACACCATCATAAGTAAACTCAGTTTTCCACCCCTCTACCCCAGTTTCGGGAGTAATCACCGTCTCACTCAGCGTATTATTATCATCATCATAAGTCCGCTTCGTCACTTTCCCTAACGGGTCAATTTCGGTAACGACATTCCCTCGTTCATCATACTCATAAACAGTCGCCTTACCAAAAAGATCCTTAACAGTCTCGACAAAATTATTCGGGTCGTGAATTAATTCAACTGCATTATTATCCGCATCAAACAATTTCTTCAATCGACCTTTCTCGTCATACTCATTCCTCACCCCCCTTCTTCCCAACGGGTCAATCACTTCAGTCAAGAAATGAGTCCGTTGCGGTTCATTATAAACAAACTTAGTACTATTATTCTCCCTATCAGTAACACCAACCAAATCACCCTTAGCATCATACTGATACTTCACCTCTTTACCCAACAAATCAGTTACCGAAACAATCCTCCCCCCCGCATCCCTCCCAAAAGTAATCGCCTTCCCACTATCGCTAAAAATCCCAGCATCAGTAAACGTCACCTTATTCCCATTCGTATCCGTCGCCGTCAATTCATCGTAGTTTTAGTAGACTTATCAACACATAAATTAGTAGGGTTAGTGTCATGTCGAACCCAGTCAGAGATAGAAAACGTGATGCGGAAATGGGGAAAAAAAGTATTATTTTAGATAGAATAACTAAGTATGGATATGACTGGTAATTATAAATTATTAGCACATAAAATCTGTCCAAATGCAGAACTAACAGTGGACAGATTTCATGTAACAAAAATAGTTCATTAACAATTAAATCAAGCGAAAATTGACCATAAGAAAACAGCAGAATCACTAAACACTAAGTCAATGGCCAAACTATTTAACAGCTTAAAAGGAAGTAAATATACATTACTGAAAGCCGAGGATAAGTTATCTAACAAGCCAAAATAAAAATTACAAAAAGTTAAAGAAGCTTCACCAATAGTGGCAATTATGCACTCATTGAAAGAGGAATTACATCTTTTATTTGAGTCAAGTAAAACTTTAGGAGAAGGAACCTTAAAACTAATTGATTGGTTAAAGAAAGCTGAACCATATTACCGAAATAGTGTCTCAACGATTAAGCGTTGGTTCCCGCAAATAGTAGGTTACTTTGAAAGAAGAATAACCAATGGGGTAGTAGAAGGCATTAATAACAACTTAAAATTGTTAAAACGTTGTGGATTTGGCTTTAAGAATTTTCATAATTTTGAGATACGGGCTTTACTTCTCTGGCATTTTCCTGATAATTTAGCACACCTTCGTACGGGAGAGCCAAGAAAGCTGAACCATATTACCGAAATAGTGTTGCCACCATTAAGCGTTGGTTCCCGGAGGTAGTGGGTTATTTTGAAAGAAGAACAACTAATGGGATAGTGGAAGGTATTAATAACAAATTAAAATTGTTAAAACGTTGCGGCTTTGGCTTTAAAAATTTTCATAATTTTGAACTCCGAGCTTTACTTCTCTGGCATTTTCCTCCTAATTTAGCACACCTTCGTACGGAAGAACCAAGATTTTGACTTCATTGGTGACGGCAATGCTACTTGCTGGTTCTACAATTGCGCTACCCGTTCAGGCGCTCACGCATCAGGATTACAAGACTCAAGCACTCAGTGACCAAAACTTCTCATTCGATCGTGCTTCACCAGCCAGTGCATCGAACGCCTATTCTACTTACTACGCTACTGGTGGTCGAACGGCAACCGTGTTCGCTCCCCCATCTAACGTTCGCTCACGACCAAACGGTAATATTGTCTGTACGATTACCACTCGTCGTCAGATTAACGTTTATCGTTTTTATGACAATAGCCAACAGTGGCTTTCCACCGATGCCTGTGGTGACAATCGGTACGGCGTGATTCATATCAGCCAGATTCGTTTTTAAACCGCGATCGCAGTGCCAGCCGCAGGGCTAGGTGCTGATGTGGGTGCTGGCCTAGCCGCTGGCGGTTGAGTGTTTCGCCGTCCCGATCGAAAATCCCAAGGCGCTACCGGGTTGGGTTGGCTCCAAAAAGCCAATCTGTTTTGTCTAGCTCCGGCTTCGGCCTGTTGGTACTGACCACGACTGGCATTGCACCCGCTGAAGTATTGGGGATAAATAATCGCATAACCCCAAGGCTGCTGGGCAATTTCGGGAGCGTCAACACAACTCAGTCGCACGGTGATAGTTTGGTTGCTGCCTTGACGAACTCGAATCGTGTCGCCGTCACCCACAGACAAAACGCTGGCAGACTGCTGCTGTGCAATAGCCGAGCCTGTTGTCAGGAGCAAGCTGGCAAGAGCGATCGGGAAAAACTTTTTCATATTTGTGTTTTCTTTAAAGTGTTTTTAAGTACCGCCATAGTTAACACTACTATGTCTAATTCGGTGTGGACTGAGAGGTTCAGAAATAACAGCAGTTTTGGCAATATCTCGGACGCTCGAGTAGATAGCAGTTGAGGGGGCGACAAGCGCCCCCGACGCCGCCTTCTTACTCAACACCATCAGGCGGCAGAATCCAAAATCCAAAGTCACGCTGCGGGACATCGAGGCGATTGTGGCGGCTATGGGGGATTAATTTTTAGAAACCCATTCTCGCGAAGAGAGAATCTTTCATTCTTAAGACATACTAAATTTCATTCTTGAGATATATTTTGGTTTTAACTGTATTAATACCCGTTTCTATGTCTAAGGATATAAGTTTATTTAATTAAAAGATCTTAAACTGGAATATCAATCCAAATAGAAACTTATGGCAACTGAGCAAGAACTTCAATCTCTTTTTGATATCTTAGATCTCGATCAAGACGGCAAAGTCTCCATTCATGAGCTTTTTTTGAGCCCTGGTTTAAGTGCGATCATCTCGGCTGAAACAGGTATCAGTAGTCCCCAGCAATTGCTAGCTATGTATGGAGATGGAAACGGTAGTATCAGCTTTGAAGAGTTAAAGGAAGTAGTTAAGGAAGCAAATAATTTAACCTAGCTGTAGGAGACCGCAATCATAATCACTCAAGACCGCAATCAGGATTTTTTCGAGACCACGTTAAATAGACTTCTCCAATAACTCCCAAACCCCCGCCCTGGTTGGTTTTTGACTGCCTGACCCTCATGGCAGGCAGTCAAAAACCAACGTTTCGATAGGGGTTTGAAAAATTTTTGATAAAAACTGACTAAATTCTTTGGGTGACTAATTGCGGCTCTTCCGTACTTAGTGTGCCAAATTATTAGTTTTCTGGTGACTTACACCTTAGCTGGCTGGGATTTCAAAGCGATCGTCCCCAAAGCCGCATACCATAGAGCAAGCTAATGGTGGAAATAATCTCAAAGCCTTACTTAGCAAAGTCTTGAGGATAAATTTAAGTTAATTTAGCACACTAAGTACGGAAGAGCCTTTTTCTCCCTCTTTCTACTTTCCAAATGCGTAAGTCCTCTTACATCTATCTACATGGGTTTGCTTCTAGCCCCAATTCTGCTAAAGCCAACTATTTACGCTCTAGCTTTTCCTCCCTCCAAATTCCCCTCCAAACTCCCGATCTCAATCAGGGTGACTTTTCCCACCTCACCATGACGCGACAGTTGCGTCAAGTAGAAGCCGAATTTCCACCCCCACCGACACCAGTAACTTTAATCGGCTCTAGTTTTGGTGGTTGGGCTTCTGCTTGGCTTGGACAGCAGCAACTACAATGCCAAAAGCTGGTGCTATTAGCCCCAGCTTTTCAGTTTCTCTCCCATTGGTTGCCCAAATTGGGCTCTGAAACAATGCAACGTTGGCAGACAGAAGGATATTTGTCGGTGTATCACTATGGAGAAAAGCGATCGCTTCCCTTAAGTTACCAGTTTATCCAAGATGCCAGTCACTACCAAGACGAACAACTACAGCGCCCCATTCCCACCCTCATTCTGCACGGCATTCACGATGAAACCATCCCCATCCAAGCTAGTCGAAACTTTGCCGCTTCTCGTCCTTGGGTAAAACTCATCGAACTTGACAGCGATCACTCTCTGGCAAACGTCTTCCCCCAAATTTGGCCGGAAATTGGCGCATTTTGCCAGCTACCAGCATAGGATTATAGCAATTGCCAATTTCCAATTGTAGATTCCAGATTGAACAGGACTTACGCACTAACCAAGGTTTAGCCCCCCTAGCCCCCCAAATCTGGGGGAATAGGACTCTTCTCCCCCCAGATTTGGGGGGCTGGGGGGGCGATTGCATAAGTTCTATTGAATTTCAATCTAAAATCTAAAATCTAAAATCTAAAATCTAAAATTTTCATTGCTATGCTGCCCTTCATCCGCTCAGACCTAGCTAAACTTACTGCCTATACACCCCATCCCGGTGGTACTTCCGGCGAACCAGTCCAGTCTGACATGGCGATCGATCGCCTGGATACCAACGAAAGTCCCTTTGACTTGCCAAACGAATTAAAAGAAAAGCTTGTCTGGACGTATCAGCAAGTAATTGAGAACAACCGCTATCCAGATGGCGGTCATGCGGCATTAAAAAGTGCGATCGCACAATACGTTAACGAATCAGCCGCCTCTCTTGTGGCACAGGCATCTTGCCTGTCAATAACACCCGCAAACATCTCCATTGGCAACGGTTCCGACGAACTAATTCGCTCCCTCCTCATTGCCACCTGCTTGCGCGCAGAAGGTTCTATCCTCGTCGCCGTTCCCACCTTCTCCATGTATGGCATTCTCGCTGAAACCTTGGGTATTCCGGTAGTCAAAGTCGATCGCCACGAAACTAACTTTGAAATAGACTTAGAAGCAGCACAAAAGGCAATTGAAGAAACACAAAATCCCCCGATCCGAGTAGTATTTGTCGTTCATCCCAACTCCCCCACCGCCAACGCCTTAACCCCAAAAGAACTAGATTGGCTGCGAAGTTTACCAGAACAAATTCTCATTGTCATTGACGAAGCCTACTTTGAATTTAGCAATACAACCCTAGTAGGTGAATTGCAACAACGTCCCAATTTGGTATTGCTGCGAACCCTCTCAAAAGCTTTTCGGTTAGCAGCTCATCGCGTTGGCTATTCCATCGCTCATCCCGAATTAATTGCCGCACTAGAAAAAGTCCGTTTGCCCTACAATCTCCCCAGCTTTTCACAAACTGCCGCCCTAATTGCCCTCACGCATCGGCAACTATTGCTGGCATCGATTCCTCAAATATTAGCCGATCGAGACGAGTTAATTAATAACTTAACCCAGAACCCAGCCTTAAAAGTATGGTCAAGTTCCTCTAACTTTATCTACCTGCGTCTTATCGCCACCGACAACAATTTAAACGAAGTAAAATTGAGTAATTTGGTGCAACAAGTGAAAGCAAAAGGCACTCTAGTACGCCATATCAGCGGCGGATTACGCATTACAGTAGGCAGTAGCGAAGAAAATAAGCGCACTCTGCAACGCTTACAAGTAGCTCTCAATAACTAGGGACTAGGGACTAGGGAAGTCAAAAGTCACTCATTCAAAAGTCAAAAGAAAGGGGCTATGGGCTATGGACTATGGACTAGGGAAGATTTTGCTCCTCTGCCCCTCTGCCCTATTTTCAATCTTCATTACTACGACGTGCAAGAGCGATCGTTTGCGGCAGAACACCAACTAAATACGCAAGCACATCATCCGGCAGATTAGCCACAGTTTGACTGTCAAAAAAAGCTTCAAATTGGGCAAGCAGCTTCTCAGCTCGTTCTAGAGGATCTGACCTATCTGTTAACTGTTTTGTTAACATAATCCACTGCCGTCGAGTTTTATAAGCAGTCTGTCGTTCCTCATAGGATTCTGGAACAACCAACGAAAAATTGCCCACAGCAACAGCCCGCTGACAATCCATATCAAATGTGCTACCAACACCTGCTCCCGGCCCTGCAAACTCCGCGTGGTAAGATTTGAAAAGGATGAGGCCATTGCGTTTATTCCTACTCACAACTAACAGCTTGCCGCTGTGTAATTGAGCAATAATTTCCGACCCGTTTGGACTCTCATTTTCATGTTTCATCCGTCTTCCCCCTTGGAGACTAATCTACAGTCAAGTGCTTACGCAATAACAAACGCCGGGGTTGCCCCAGCAGCAGAGAAGTCCAACTCGAATCAACTTGGTGCAATCGATACCCTAACTTGAAGTAAAGCCGCCGTGCTTGATGGTTATTTTCCAGTACGTGAAGGTAAATATAATCGAAACCCCACCCCAGAGCAATTCTTTCGCAGCTAAGCAGCAATTGTTTAGCTACTCCCCGCCGACGACATTCGGTTTGCACCGCCAAATTGGATATATAGGGATATTGGGGTACATTCATCAGGGGCCACGGATGAGCTGAGCGCAACGCCATTTCTACTGTTCCTGCTAGGTAATCGCAGTCGGTGGGGCGAATAGTGACAGGCTCTACCGCAACAAAACAAATGTAACGAGGAGAACTTGATTCCAGTCGATTCCGCAAATCTTCGTAAATGCCGAGGCGCAACAACGGATAAATCCAGCCGCTCATACCCGTGCGAGAGTGAAAGCTATCAGCAAGGATTTCTGCAAGACCAGTCAAATCCTTGACTTTAGCTGCACGGATTTGGAAGTGGTTTGAGGCGACTAATTCAGCCATTTGCCCGTATTTGGCGTTTGTTTCGGCTGTGTTTGGCGAAACAAACGCATTTTGCTGGCGGTGTTTTGAGGACGAGAACAAAGGTTTCACAACTTTTTACTGTTTGATATTGGCCACGGCTGGTGCCGGGGTATTGTAAGTTCAGCGTGGTTACTACCAAGATCGGCCTCGGAGAGCGAGCAGCTAGAGCCAATTGCATTAGGATCGTACAGAGGGTGTATCAACCTTGTGGGGGCAAAGCGTTTGTAACAAAAAACTTCGCTCCAAATGTTTCCTGCCGACCAGGACTCTCCTCTAGCAACGAGAGCCAGCTTAAGAGCATATATCGATCGAGCAATGCTAAACTGGTATTTCTCTTACAGCTTAACGCTAGTACGTGCCAACCTTGTCGCTTTTTTGCTACTGGCACTATAACTGTCATCAGCATTGTCTTACGCTTAAAAGTTAAATCCAGTGTTGAGTCAGGCAACCTTAAAAAATTGTTACAAAGGGTTCTGCTGGCTTCTCAGTTTAAGCCAGAAATTTAGTGTTGCGAATATTACTACCGCCCCC of the Argonema galeatum A003/A1 genome contains:
- a CDS encoding RHS repeat domain-containing protein; this translates as MTFTDAGIFSDSGKAITFGRDAGGRIVSVTDLLGKEVKYQYDAKGDLVGVTDRENNSTKFVYNEPQRTHFLTEVIDPLGRRGVRNEYDEKGRLKKLFDADNNAVELIHDPNNFVETVKDLFGKATVYEYDERGNVVTEIDPLGKVTKRTYDDDNNTLSETVITPETGVEGWKTEFTYDGVGNKLSEKDPLGNITRYTYGAYGRLLTETDSLGNTTTNRYSKSGNLLSSVDPAGNVTEYSYDIRGNLLSLTDANKKVTKFKYDSSGNVESVLDALNHETIYTYDGNGNKKTETKKVTTPSGIQSLVTKWDYDNSGKIKFLTDAENKVTEYQYDRNGNQIAIIDALLRKTESRYDNKGQLIETIYPDKTSDLSDNPKTINLYDKGGRKRGTIDLSGRVTHYRYDDTGREIETIYPKVTDTLPQLISVISPTQTLATIDWTNVVYPDETPAYLATNPRSKTEYYKTGEVKAQVDERGNRTEYRYNAKGELIETIYPDNTPNTLSDNPRTSNEYDKAGRKIAEVDQLGRVTRYEYDSLGRLIKTIYPDSTPNNLSDNPTTRTEYDKLGRKVVDIDQAGHITRYEYDANGQLTDVVQTINPSGTAPTEVRTEYGYDEANRLVLIEDALDRRTEYEYDKNGRCIATELPLNQRSYTTYDPVGNVYSTTDFNGDSISYQYDEQNRLIKKEFSSDSGQVPVTFTYTPRGLIDKIVDGRGTTTFKYDERNRLISRTDPTNGPYLASVATIEYGYDAAGNRTEVRTPNGTVSYTYDKRSRLQTVTFPGEGTRTYLYDSANNLKQSNLPNRVVETRDYDELNRLKLLKYSKDGVVIFSFDYTLDLVSHRRIVQEQSGRKVEYEYDGLYRLTKETITDAVAGNRIVEYSYDKVGNRISKNDSVEGIITYSYDDNDRLLREELKKNGVVVQTIEYRYDDNGNSSFNRCRS
- a CDS encoding GNAT family N-acetyltransferase, producing the protein MKPLFSSSKHRQQNAFVSPNTAETNAKYGQMAELVASNHFQIRAAKVKDLTGLAEILADSFHSRTGMSGWIYPLLRLGIYEDLRNRLESSSPRYICFVAVEPVTIRPTDCDYLAGTVEMALRSAHPWPLMNVPQYPYISNLAVQTECRRRGVAKQLLLSCERIALGWGFDYIYLHVLENNHQARRLYFKLGYRLHQVDSSWTSLLLGQPRRLLLRKHLTVD
- a CDS encoding transposase; the protein is MTGNYKLLAHKICPNAELTVDRFHVTKIVH
- a CDS encoding YqiA/YcfP family alpha/beta fold hydrolase — protein: MRKSSYIYLHGFASSPNSAKANYLRSSFSSLQIPLQTPDLNQGDFSHLTMTRQLRQVEAEFPPPPTPVTLIGSSFGGWASAWLGQQQLQCQKLVLLAPAFQFLSHWLPKLGSETMQRWQTEGYLSVYHYGEKRSLPLSYQFIQDASHYQDEQLQRPIPTLILHGIHDETIPIQASRNFAASRPWVKLIELDSDHSLANVFPQIWPEIGAFCQLPA
- a CDS encoding histidinol-phosphate transaminase, which translates into the protein MLPFIRSDLAKLTAYTPHPGGTSGEPVQSDMAIDRLDTNESPFDLPNELKEKLVWTYQQVIENNRYPDGGHAALKSAIAQYVNESAASLVAQASCLSITPANISIGNGSDELIRSLLIATCLRAEGSILVAVPTFSMYGILAETLGIPVVKVDRHETNFEIDLEAAQKAIEETQNPPIRVVFVVHPNSPTANALTPKELDWLRSLPEQILIVIDEAYFEFSNTTLVGELQQRPNLVLLRTLSKAFRLAAHRVGYSIAHPELIAALEKVRLPYNLPSFSQTAALIALTHRQLLLASIPQILADRDELINNLTQNPALKVWSSSSNFIYLRLIATDNNLNEVKLSNLVQQVKAKGTLVRHISGGLRITVGSSEENKRTLQRLQVALNN
- a CDS encoding EF-hand domain-containing protein, with product MATEQELQSLFDILDLDQDGKVSIHELFLSPGLSAIISAETGISSPQQLLAMYGDGNGSISFEELKEVVKEANNLT
- a CDS encoding thermonuclease family protein; its protein translation is MKKFFPIALASLLLTTGSAIAQQQSASVLSVGDGDTIRVRQGSNQTITVRLSCVDAPEIAQQPWGYAIIYPQYFSGCNASRGQYQQAEAGARQNRLAFWSQPNPVAPWDFRSGRRNTQPPAARPAPTSAPSPAAGTAIAV